The following coding sequences are from one Salvia hispanica cultivar TCC Black 2014 chromosome 3, UniMelb_Shisp_WGS_1.0, whole genome shotgun sequence window:
- the LOC125211982 gene encoding BTB/POZ domain-containing protein At1g03010 isoform X2: MGVVTVAELKPSISGKRPFRPSSSARPISDVSSDLTIEVGTASFALHKFPLVSRSGRIRKLLLDAKDSKVSRLNLSGIPGGSQAFEQAAKFCYGVNIDITLSNVAMLRCASHFLEMTEELSEKNLEARVEAYLRDAVLASIPNSISVLHHCESLMPTAEEIGLVSRIINAIANNACKEQLTSGLSKLEHTFSSKPVASMEAETPSDWWGKSLSQLSLDLFQRVLSSVKTKGLKQDLISRILINYAQNSIQGLVKGNISDVDLQKKQRITVETITGLLPTQSRKSSVPMAFLSSLLKSAIAASASTSCRSDLERRIGLQLDQAILEDILIPANPHGNSHAPMYDTDSVLRIFSIFLNLDEDDDDDDAQLRDESEMMYDFDSPGSPKQSSIIKVSKLLDNYLAEVALDSNLAASKLISLAELLPDHARMVYDGLYRAVDIFLKVHPNMKESERYRLCKTIDCQKLSQEACSHAAQNERLPVQMAVQVLYFEQIRLRNAMNGVGGQSHFFFGSMNGFPQRSGSGAGSGCISPRDNYASVRRENRELKLEVARMRMRLTDLEKDHVSMKQELVKSHPANRLFKSFAKKLNALFRIKDINPKAKTKAPSDARFLFQKRRRHSVS; this comes from the exons ATGGGAGTTGTTACAGTTGCTGAGCTCAAGCCAAGCATATCAGGGAAGAGGCCATTTCGTCCCAGTTCAAGTGCAAG GCCAATCTCCGACGTCTCTAGTGATCTAACCATCGAAGTCGGAACAGCAAGTTTTGCTCTTCACAAA TTCCCTCTCGTTTCCCGGAGTGGAAGAATACGGAAACTGTTGCTCGATGCAAAGGACTCCAAGGTATCAAGGCTGAATCTCTCCGGCATTCCTGGCGGATCACAGGCATTCGAGCAGGCTGCAAAATTCTGTTATGGAGTGAACATTGACATCACACTGTCAAATGTGGCTATGCTGAGGTGTGCttctcattttcttgaaatgaCAGAGGAGTTATCTGAGAAGAATCTCGAGGCTAGGGTCGAGGCCTACCTCAGAGACGCGGTCCTAGCCAGCATACCAAACTCAATCTCGGTGCTCCATCACTGCGAGAGCCTGATGCCAACCGCTGAGGAAATCGGCCTTGTGAGCAGAATCATCAATGCTATTGCTAACAATGCCTGCAAAGAGCAGCTGACATCTGGCCTGTCCAAGCTGGAGCACACCTTTTCCTCAAAGCCCGTTGCTTCGATGGAGGCTGAGACGCCCTCGGACTGGTGGGGGAAGTCACTCTCCCAGCTGAGCCTCGATCTCTTCCAGAGGGTCCTCTCATCCGTGAAGACCAAAGGGCTGAAGCAGGACTTGATTAGTCGGATTCTCATAAACTATGCTCAAAACTCCATTCAAGGCCTAGTGAAGGGAAACATCTCAGACGTCGATCTCCAGAAGAAGCAGAGGATCACCGTGGAGACCATCACTGGTTTGCTCCCAACGCAGTCCAGGAAAAGCTCGGTCCCAATGGCGTTCCTCTCGAGCCTGCTCAAGTCCGCCATAGCGGCCTCCGCGTCCACTTCCTGCAGGTCTGATCTGGAGAGGAGGATCGGGCTGCAGCTGGACCAGGCGATCCTCGAAGACATACTGATCCCCGCGAATCCACACGGGAACAGCCACGCCCCTATGTACGACACCGATTCAGTGCTGAGGATCTTCTCCATTTTCTTGAACCTAGACGAGGATGATGACGACGACGACGCTCAGCTGAGAGACGAGAGCGAGATGATGTACGACTTCGACAGCCCCGGGTCGCCCAAGCAAAGCTCGATCATCAAAGTCTCGAAGCTGCTGGACAACTACCTTGCAGAGGTAGCACTTGACTCAAACTTGGCCGCATCAAAGCTGATCTCTCTAGCAGAGCTGCTCCCCGACCACGCTCGTATGGTGTACGACGGACTGTACCGCGCAGTTGACATCTTCCTCAAG GTTCATCCGAACATGAAGGAGTCAGAGAGGTACCGGCTGTGCAAGACGATCGACTGCCAGAAGCTGTCGCAGGAGGCGTGCAGCCACGCGGCCCAGAACGAGAGGCTGCCGGTGCAGATGGCGGTGCAGGTGCTGTACTTCGAGCAGATAAGGCTGCGCAACGCGATGAACGGGGTGGGAGGGCAGAGCCACTTCTTCTTCGGGTCGATGAACGGGTTCCCGCAGCGGTCAGGGAGCGGGGCGGGGAGCGGATGCATCTCGCCCAGGGACAACTACGCGTCGGTGAGGAGGGAGAACAGGGAGCTGAAGCTGGAGGTGGcgaggatgaggatgaggcTCACTGATCTAGAGAAGGATCATGTATCCATGAAGCAGGAGCTCGTCAAATCGCACCCTGCTAATAGGTTGTTCAAGTCTTTCGCCAAGAAGCTCAACGCATTGTTCAGGATCAAGGACATCAACCCCAAGGCTAAGACTAAGGCGCCCTCAGATGCTAGGTTTCTCTTTCAGAAACGGAGGCGCCATTCCGTTTCTTGA
- the LOC125211982 gene encoding BTB/POZ domain-containing protein At1g03010 isoform X3: protein MAYVFYLAIHIIGDQRPISDVSSDLTIEVGTASFALHKFPLVSRSGRIRKLLLDAKDSKVSRLNLSGIPGGSQAFEQAAKFCYGVNIDITLSNVAMLRCASHFLEMTEELSEKNLEARVEAYLRDAVLASIPNSISVLHHCESLMPTAEEIGLVSRIINAIANNACKEQLTSGLSKLEHTFSSKPVASMEAETPSDWWGKSLSQLSLDLFQRVLSSVKTKGLKQDLISRILINYAQNSIQGLVKGNISDVDLQKKQRITVETITGLLPTQSRKSSVPMAFLSSLLKSAIAASASTSCRSDLERRIGLQLDQAILEDILIPANPHGNSHAPMYDTDSVLRIFSIFLNLDEDDDDDDAQLRDESEMMYDFDSPGSPKQSSIIKVSKLLDNYLAEVALDSNLAASKLISLAELLPDHARMVYDGLYRAVDIFLKVHPNMKESERYRLCKTIDCQKLSQEACSHAAQNERLPVQMAVQVLYFEQIRLRNAMNGVGGQSHFFFGSMNGFPQRSGSGAGSGCISPRDNYASVRRENRELKLEVARMRMRLTDLEKDHVSMKQELVKSHPANRLFKSFAKKLNALFRIKDINPKAKTKAPSDARFLFQKRRRHSVS, encoded by the exons ATGGCTTATGTTTTTTACTTGGCCATCCATATAATAGGTGATCAAAG GCCAATCTCCGACGTCTCTAGTGATCTAACCATCGAAGTCGGAACAGCAAGTTTTGCTCTTCACAAA TTCCCTCTCGTTTCCCGGAGTGGAAGAATACGGAAACTGTTGCTCGATGCAAAGGACTCCAAGGTATCAAGGCTGAATCTCTCCGGCATTCCTGGCGGATCACAGGCATTCGAGCAGGCTGCAAAATTCTGTTATGGAGTGAACATTGACATCACACTGTCAAATGTGGCTATGCTGAGGTGTGCttctcattttcttgaaatgaCAGAGGAGTTATCTGAGAAGAATCTCGAGGCTAGGGTCGAGGCCTACCTCAGAGACGCGGTCCTAGCCAGCATACCAAACTCAATCTCGGTGCTCCATCACTGCGAGAGCCTGATGCCAACCGCTGAGGAAATCGGCCTTGTGAGCAGAATCATCAATGCTATTGCTAACAATGCCTGCAAAGAGCAGCTGACATCTGGCCTGTCCAAGCTGGAGCACACCTTTTCCTCAAAGCCCGTTGCTTCGATGGAGGCTGAGACGCCCTCGGACTGGTGGGGGAAGTCACTCTCCCAGCTGAGCCTCGATCTCTTCCAGAGGGTCCTCTCATCCGTGAAGACCAAAGGGCTGAAGCAGGACTTGATTAGTCGGATTCTCATAAACTATGCTCAAAACTCCATTCAAGGCCTAGTGAAGGGAAACATCTCAGACGTCGATCTCCAGAAGAAGCAGAGGATCACCGTGGAGACCATCACTGGTTTGCTCCCAACGCAGTCCAGGAAAAGCTCGGTCCCAATGGCGTTCCTCTCGAGCCTGCTCAAGTCCGCCATAGCGGCCTCCGCGTCCACTTCCTGCAGGTCTGATCTGGAGAGGAGGATCGGGCTGCAGCTGGACCAGGCGATCCTCGAAGACATACTGATCCCCGCGAATCCACACGGGAACAGCCACGCCCCTATGTACGACACCGATTCAGTGCTGAGGATCTTCTCCATTTTCTTGAACCTAGACGAGGATGATGACGACGACGACGCTCAGCTGAGAGACGAGAGCGAGATGATGTACGACTTCGACAGCCCCGGGTCGCCCAAGCAAAGCTCGATCATCAAAGTCTCGAAGCTGCTGGACAACTACCTTGCAGAGGTAGCACTTGACTCAAACTTGGCCGCATCAAAGCTGATCTCTCTAGCAGAGCTGCTCCCCGACCACGCTCGTATGGTGTACGACGGACTGTACCGCGCAGTTGACATCTTCCTCAAG GTTCATCCGAACATGAAGGAGTCAGAGAGGTACCGGCTGTGCAAGACGATCGACTGCCAGAAGCTGTCGCAGGAGGCGTGCAGCCACGCGGCCCAGAACGAGAGGCTGCCGGTGCAGATGGCGGTGCAGGTGCTGTACTTCGAGCAGATAAGGCTGCGCAACGCGATGAACGGGGTGGGAGGGCAGAGCCACTTCTTCTTCGGGTCGATGAACGGGTTCCCGCAGCGGTCAGGGAGCGGGGCGGGGAGCGGATGCATCTCGCCCAGGGACAACTACGCGTCGGTGAGGAGGGAGAACAGGGAGCTGAAGCTGGAGGTGGcgaggatgaggatgaggcTCACTGATCTAGAGAAGGATCATGTATCCATGAAGCAGGAGCTCGTCAAATCGCACCCTGCTAATAGGTTGTTCAAGTCTTTCGCCAAGAAGCTCAACGCATTGTTCAGGATCAAGGACATCAACCCCAAGGCTAAGACTAAGGCGCCCTCAGATGCTAGGTTTCTCTTTCAGAAACGGAGGCGCCATTCCGTTTCTTGA
- the LOC125211007 gene encoding monothiol glutaredoxin-S2-like: MEAINRLTADKPVVIFSKSTCCISHTIKTLICSFGANPTVYELDQLPNGHQLESALTTPSGRRTTFPAVFIDQQLVGGANEVMSLHVKGELVPLLKKARAIWV; this comes from the coding sequence ATGGAGGCAATCAATAGGCTAACGGCCGACAAACCGGTGGTGATATTCAGCAAGAGCACTTGTTGCATATCCCACACCATCAAGACACTCATCTGTAGCTTCGGAGCAAACCCCACAGTTTACGAGCTTGATCAGCTGCCCAATGGACATCAGCTGGAGAGCGCACTCACAACCCCATCCGGGCGGAGGACCACCTTCCCTGCAGTCTTCATCGACCAACAACTCGTAGGCGGTGCCAACGAGGTCATGAGCCTTCATGTCAAGGGAGAGCTGGTCCCACTGCTCAAGAAGGCTAGAGCTATCTGGGTATAG
- the LOC125211982 gene encoding BTB/POZ domain-containing protein At1g03010 isoform X4: MPISDVSSDLTIEVGTASFALHKFPLVSRSGRIRKLLLDAKDSKVSRLNLSGIPGGSQAFEQAAKFCYGVNIDITLSNVAMLRCASHFLEMTEELSEKNLEARVEAYLRDAVLASIPNSISVLHHCESLMPTAEEIGLVSRIINAIANNACKEQLTSGLSKLEHTFSSKPVASMEAETPSDWWGKSLSQLSLDLFQRVLSSVKTKGLKQDLISRILINYAQNSIQGLVKGNISDVDLQKKQRITVETITGLLPTQSRKSSVPMAFLSSLLKSAIAASASTSCRSDLERRIGLQLDQAILEDILIPANPHGNSHAPMYDTDSVLRIFSIFLNLDEDDDDDDAQLRDESEMMYDFDSPGSPKQSSIIKVSKLLDNYLAEVALDSNLAASKLISLAELLPDHARMVYDGLYRAVDIFLKVHPNMKESERYRLCKTIDCQKLSQEACSHAAQNERLPVQMAVQVLYFEQIRLRNAMNGVGGQSHFFFGSMNGFPQRSGSGAGSGCISPRDNYASVRRENRELKLEVARMRMRLTDLEKDHVSMKQELVKSHPANRLFKSFAKKLNALFRIKDINPKAKTKAPSDARFLFQKRRRHSVS; the protein is encoded by the exons AT GCCAATCTCCGACGTCTCTAGTGATCTAACCATCGAAGTCGGAACAGCAAGTTTTGCTCTTCACAAA TTCCCTCTCGTTTCCCGGAGTGGAAGAATACGGAAACTGTTGCTCGATGCAAAGGACTCCAAGGTATCAAGGCTGAATCTCTCCGGCATTCCTGGCGGATCACAGGCATTCGAGCAGGCTGCAAAATTCTGTTATGGAGTGAACATTGACATCACACTGTCAAATGTGGCTATGCTGAGGTGTGCttctcattttcttgaaatgaCAGAGGAGTTATCTGAGAAGAATCTCGAGGCTAGGGTCGAGGCCTACCTCAGAGACGCGGTCCTAGCCAGCATACCAAACTCAATCTCGGTGCTCCATCACTGCGAGAGCCTGATGCCAACCGCTGAGGAAATCGGCCTTGTGAGCAGAATCATCAATGCTATTGCTAACAATGCCTGCAAAGAGCAGCTGACATCTGGCCTGTCCAAGCTGGAGCACACCTTTTCCTCAAAGCCCGTTGCTTCGATGGAGGCTGAGACGCCCTCGGACTGGTGGGGGAAGTCACTCTCCCAGCTGAGCCTCGATCTCTTCCAGAGGGTCCTCTCATCCGTGAAGACCAAAGGGCTGAAGCAGGACTTGATTAGTCGGATTCTCATAAACTATGCTCAAAACTCCATTCAAGGCCTAGTGAAGGGAAACATCTCAGACGTCGATCTCCAGAAGAAGCAGAGGATCACCGTGGAGACCATCACTGGTTTGCTCCCAACGCAGTCCAGGAAAAGCTCGGTCCCAATGGCGTTCCTCTCGAGCCTGCTCAAGTCCGCCATAGCGGCCTCCGCGTCCACTTCCTGCAGGTCTGATCTGGAGAGGAGGATCGGGCTGCAGCTGGACCAGGCGATCCTCGAAGACATACTGATCCCCGCGAATCCACACGGGAACAGCCACGCCCCTATGTACGACACCGATTCAGTGCTGAGGATCTTCTCCATTTTCTTGAACCTAGACGAGGATGATGACGACGACGACGCTCAGCTGAGAGACGAGAGCGAGATGATGTACGACTTCGACAGCCCCGGGTCGCCCAAGCAAAGCTCGATCATCAAAGTCTCGAAGCTGCTGGACAACTACCTTGCAGAGGTAGCACTTGACTCAAACTTGGCCGCATCAAAGCTGATCTCTCTAGCAGAGCTGCTCCCCGACCACGCTCGTATGGTGTACGACGGACTGTACCGCGCAGTTGACATCTTCCTCAAG GTTCATCCGAACATGAAGGAGTCAGAGAGGTACCGGCTGTGCAAGACGATCGACTGCCAGAAGCTGTCGCAGGAGGCGTGCAGCCACGCGGCCCAGAACGAGAGGCTGCCGGTGCAGATGGCGGTGCAGGTGCTGTACTTCGAGCAGATAAGGCTGCGCAACGCGATGAACGGGGTGGGAGGGCAGAGCCACTTCTTCTTCGGGTCGATGAACGGGTTCCCGCAGCGGTCAGGGAGCGGGGCGGGGAGCGGATGCATCTCGCCCAGGGACAACTACGCGTCGGTGAGGAGGGAGAACAGGGAGCTGAAGCTGGAGGTGGcgaggatgaggatgaggcTCACTGATCTAGAGAAGGATCATGTATCCATGAAGCAGGAGCTCGTCAAATCGCACCCTGCTAATAGGTTGTTCAAGTCTTTCGCCAAGAAGCTCAACGCATTGTTCAGGATCAAGGACATCAACCCCAAGGCTAAGACTAAGGCGCCCTCAGATGCTAGGTTTCTCTTTCAGAAACGGAGGCGCCATTCCGTTTCTTGA
- the LOC125211008 gene encoding uncharacterized protein LOC125211008, whose product MALNLSRLPFSRFFRQVEHDIETVVKVLQPGPLGVIEHKFTDEEINSANLTVKRAVKNWQRIAYSERNNPIMKDFIDVKTYNLQKP is encoded by the exons ATGGCGCTTAATTTGTCAAGACTTCCGTTCTCCCGATTCTTCAG GCAGGTGGAGCATGACATTGAAACTGTGGTTAAGGTGCTGCAACCTGGACCTTTGGGAGTAATAGAGCACAAGTTCACTGACGAGGAGATAAATAGTGCAAATTTAACTGTAAAGAGAGCAGTGAAGAACTGGCAGAGGATTGCTTACAGTGAAAGGAATAATCCTATCATGAAAGATTTCATAGATGTCAAGACTTATAATCTCCAAAAGCCCTAG
- the LOC125211982 gene encoding BTB/POZ domain-containing protein At1g03010 isoform X1 — protein sequence MGVVTVAELKPSISGKRPFRPSSSARQVTEWPISDVSSDLTIEVGTASFALHKFPLVSRSGRIRKLLLDAKDSKVSRLNLSGIPGGSQAFEQAAKFCYGVNIDITLSNVAMLRCASHFLEMTEELSEKNLEARVEAYLRDAVLASIPNSISVLHHCESLMPTAEEIGLVSRIINAIANNACKEQLTSGLSKLEHTFSSKPVASMEAETPSDWWGKSLSQLSLDLFQRVLSSVKTKGLKQDLISRILINYAQNSIQGLVKGNISDVDLQKKQRITVETITGLLPTQSRKSSVPMAFLSSLLKSAIAASASTSCRSDLERRIGLQLDQAILEDILIPANPHGNSHAPMYDTDSVLRIFSIFLNLDEDDDDDDAQLRDESEMMYDFDSPGSPKQSSIIKVSKLLDNYLAEVALDSNLAASKLISLAELLPDHARMVYDGLYRAVDIFLKVHPNMKESERYRLCKTIDCQKLSQEACSHAAQNERLPVQMAVQVLYFEQIRLRNAMNGVGGQSHFFFGSMNGFPQRSGSGAGSGCISPRDNYASVRRENRELKLEVARMRMRLTDLEKDHVSMKQELVKSHPANRLFKSFAKKLNALFRIKDINPKAKTKAPSDARFLFQKRRRHSVS from the exons ATGGGAGTTGTTACAGTTGCTGAGCTCAAGCCAAGCATATCAGGGAAGAGGCCATTTCGTCCCAGTTCAAGTGCAAGGCAAGTTACTGAATG GCCAATCTCCGACGTCTCTAGTGATCTAACCATCGAAGTCGGAACAGCAAGTTTTGCTCTTCACAAA TTCCCTCTCGTTTCCCGGAGTGGAAGAATACGGAAACTGTTGCTCGATGCAAAGGACTCCAAGGTATCAAGGCTGAATCTCTCCGGCATTCCTGGCGGATCACAGGCATTCGAGCAGGCTGCAAAATTCTGTTATGGAGTGAACATTGACATCACACTGTCAAATGTGGCTATGCTGAGGTGTGCttctcattttcttgaaatgaCAGAGGAGTTATCTGAGAAGAATCTCGAGGCTAGGGTCGAGGCCTACCTCAGAGACGCGGTCCTAGCCAGCATACCAAACTCAATCTCGGTGCTCCATCACTGCGAGAGCCTGATGCCAACCGCTGAGGAAATCGGCCTTGTGAGCAGAATCATCAATGCTATTGCTAACAATGCCTGCAAAGAGCAGCTGACATCTGGCCTGTCCAAGCTGGAGCACACCTTTTCCTCAAAGCCCGTTGCTTCGATGGAGGCTGAGACGCCCTCGGACTGGTGGGGGAAGTCACTCTCCCAGCTGAGCCTCGATCTCTTCCAGAGGGTCCTCTCATCCGTGAAGACCAAAGGGCTGAAGCAGGACTTGATTAGTCGGATTCTCATAAACTATGCTCAAAACTCCATTCAAGGCCTAGTGAAGGGAAACATCTCAGACGTCGATCTCCAGAAGAAGCAGAGGATCACCGTGGAGACCATCACTGGTTTGCTCCCAACGCAGTCCAGGAAAAGCTCGGTCCCAATGGCGTTCCTCTCGAGCCTGCTCAAGTCCGCCATAGCGGCCTCCGCGTCCACTTCCTGCAGGTCTGATCTGGAGAGGAGGATCGGGCTGCAGCTGGACCAGGCGATCCTCGAAGACATACTGATCCCCGCGAATCCACACGGGAACAGCCACGCCCCTATGTACGACACCGATTCAGTGCTGAGGATCTTCTCCATTTTCTTGAACCTAGACGAGGATGATGACGACGACGACGCTCAGCTGAGAGACGAGAGCGAGATGATGTACGACTTCGACAGCCCCGGGTCGCCCAAGCAAAGCTCGATCATCAAAGTCTCGAAGCTGCTGGACAACTACCTTGCAGAGGTAGCACTTGACTCAAACTTGGCCGCATCAAAGCTGATCTCTCTAGCAGAGCTGCTCCCCGACCACGCTCGTATGGTGTACGACGGACTGTACCGCGCAGTTGACATCTTCCTCAAG GTTCATCCGAACATGAAGGAGTCAGAGAGGTACCGGCTGTGCAAGACGATCGACTGCCAGAAGCTGTCGCAGGAGGCGTGCAGCCACGCGGCCCAGAACGAGAGGCTGCCGGTGCAGATGGCGGTGCAGGTGCTGTACTTCGAGCAGATAAGGCTGCGCAACGCGATGAACGGGGTGGGAGGGCAGAGCCACTTCTTCTTCGGGTCGATGAACGGGTTCCCGCAGCGGTCAGGGAGCGGGGCGGGGAGCGGATGCATCTCGCCCAGGGACAACTACGCGTCGGTGAGGAGGGAGAACAGGGAGCTGAAGCTGGAGGTGGcgaggatgaggatgaggcTCACTGATCTAGAGAAGGATCATGTATCCATGAAGCAGGAGCTCGTCAAATCGCACCCTGCTAATAGGTTGTTCAAGTCTTTCGCCAAGAAGCTCAACGCATTGTTCAGGATCAAGGACATCAACCCCAAGGCTAAGACTAAGGCGCCCTCAGATGCTAGGTTTCTCTTTCAGAAACGGAGGCGCCATTCCGTTTCTTGA